One window from the genome of Gimesia aquarii encodes:
- the ilvE gene encoding branched-chain-amino-acid transaminase: MSILVYIDGTLFPKEEAKISVFDHGLLYGDGVFEGIRVYNKKVFLMQEHIDRLYESALAIRLEIPLTKSEMIQAVNETVAANKIEDGYVRLVITRGAGSLGLDIRRTSNPQVIIIADNISLYDPQLYIDGLKIVTASTIRNHPAALSSRVKSLNYLNNILAKIEGTDAGSIEALMLNHKGEVAECTGDNIFIIKDGVVKTPPVEAGILEGITRNAVIKLAEKSGITVEQLPFTRHDIFIADECFLTGSAAEVIPVVALDGRVIGDGKPGPITKDLNEQFKQLTRE; this comes from the coding sequence ATGTCGATTTTAGTGTATATTGACGGAACGCTGTTTCCCAAAGAAGAAGCAAAAATCAGTGTATTCGATCACGGCCTGCTCTATGGTGATGGCGTGTTTGAAGGCATTCGAGTCTACAATAAAAAAGTGTTTTTGATGCAGGAGCACATCGATCGACTCTACGAGAGTGCTTTGGCAATTCGTTTGGAAATTCCCCTCACAAAATCTGAAATGATTCAAGCCGTTAATGAAACGGTCGCAGCTAACAAAATCGAAGATGGTTATGTGCGATTAGTGATTACGCGTGGTGCAGGCTCTTTAGGTCTGGACATTCGCCGCACGAGTAACCCTCAGGTGATTATCATTGCCGATAATATTTCGTTATATGATCCACAACTTTATATTGACGGTCTGAAGATTGTGACGGCTTCGACGATCCGAAATCATCCGGCGGCACTGTCCTCGCGTGTGAAATCATTAAATTACCTCAATAACATTCTGGCAAAGATTGAAGGCACAGACGCCGGTTCCATTGAAGCCTTGATGTTGAATCATAAAGGCGAAGTCGCAGAATGCACGGGCGATAATATCTTCATTATTAAAGATGGAGTTGTCAAAACGCCTCCCGTCGAAGCAGGTATCCTGGAAGGTATCACCAGAAACGCTGTGATTAAACTGGCAGAAAAATCGGGTATTACCGTAGAGCAGTTACCCTTCACTCGGCACGATATTTTCATCGCCGATGAATGTTTCCTGACCGGTTCGGCTGCCGAAGTGATTCCCGTTGTCGCCCTCGACGGTCGTGTAATCGGTGATGGAAAACCAGGCCCGATTACCAAAGACTTAAACGAACAGTTTAAACAACTCACGCGCGAGTAA